A DNA window from Schlesneria paludicola DSM 18645 contains the following coding sequences:
- a CDS encoding toxin-antitoxin system YwqK family antitoxin, translating to MKSRNYRTSIPSAAHEQVDQRFEDGTKKSAYYDLDGEPVGFREWDEHGVLFFEYSMKRGQKHGRAYRFFANGEPMDLDTFRDGQLHGPGKQWNEKGELLITYTLVNGTGLDLWCDDTKQTLSEEHYWPKEGELGYRRNWNDDDVSVHEEYFFVNSHGYHGIWRKWASKGTLRRGYPQYYVRGNRVTKAQYVRAAAQDILLPACRKKDDQPIRDLPHEYISQRKSFDDINQQRFNSSQ from the coding sequence ATGAAATCCCGAAACTATCGAACTTCAATCCCCAGTGCTGCGCACGAACAGGTCGATCAGCGATTTGAGGACGGAACGAAGAAATCGGCCTATTACGATCTCGACGGCGAACCTGTGGGATTCAGAGAATGGGACGAACATGGCGTCCTGTTCTTCGAATATTCAATGAAGCGTGGCCAGAAGCATGGAAGGGCGTATCGGTTCTTTGCAAATGGCGAGCCGATGGATCTGGATACGTTTCGCGATGGTCAGCTCCATGGACCAGGGAAGCAATGGAACGAGAAGGGCGAATTGCTGATCACGTACACGTTGGTCAATGGCACGGGGCTTGACCTTTGGTGCGACGACACAAAACAAACACTCTCCGAAGAACATTACTGGCCCAAAGAAGGCGAGTTAGGCTACCGACGCAATTGGAACGATGATGACGTGTCGGTACACGAAGAATACTTTTTCGTGAACAGCCATGGCTACCACGGAATTTGGAGGAAATGGGCCTCAAAGGGAACATTGCGGCGCGGCTATCCGCAGTATTATGTCCGCGGCAATCGAGTGACCAAAGCCCAATACGTTCGTGCGGCGGCCCAAGATATCCTTCTTCCCGCCTGCAGGAAGAAGGATGATCAGCCAATTCGAGATTTGCCACATGAGTACATCTCACAGAGAAAATCTTTCGATGACATTAACCAACAACGATTCAATTCATCTCAATGA
- a CDS encoding VOC family protein gives MKFHELAFFTEDVDSACDFYERLLNAKPAYRGPGIAIFQIGETHILIHAKYEPGPGELPCENHFAFAVSHLDQAVVDLEMRGVAVQIPPKSYDWGRSAYLRDPDGKLIELHEAKAATAGEAGSGH, from the coding sequence GTGAAATTTCACGAGCTCGCGTTTTTTACAGAAGACGTCGATTCGGCCTGTGATTTCTATGAACGATTGCTGAACGCCAAACCAGCGTATCGCGGGCCGGGGATTGCGATCTTCCAGATTGGCGAGACACACATTCTGATTCATGCCAAGTACGAGCCAGGTCCTGGTGAATTGCCCTGCGAGAATCATTTCGCATTCGCCGTCAGTCACCTGGATCAGGCGGTGGTTGATCTCGAGATGCGGGGCGTTGCCGTGCAGATACCTCCGAAGTCCTACGACTGGGGGCGATCCGCCTATCTGCGCGATCCAGATGGAAAGTTGATCGAGCTTCACGAGGCGAAAGCTGCGACGGCGGGCGAGGCTGGTTCTGGCCACTGA
- a CDS encoding PadR family transcriptional regulator, whose amino-acid sequence MAKKTNPDFLNGVPELLILQLLDRRSMHGYDLVQAIREASDRKLDFGEGCVYPVLHRMEEQKLLASKRELVGGRNRIVYRLTKLGQQKLADSRATWQHVVTAVNAVLQGGVHGEPGMA is encoded by the coding sequence ATGGCGAAGAAAACAAATCCCGATTTTCTGAACGGTGTCCCGGAGCTGCTGATTCTGCAGTTACTCGATCGACGATCGATGCACGGCTACGACTTGGTGCAGGCGATTCGTGAAGCGTCGGACAGGAAGCTGGACTTTGGGGAAGGTTGCGTCTATCCGGTCTTGCACAGGATGGAGGAACAGAAGCTTCTCGCAAGCAAGCGTGAACTCGTGGGAGGCCGGAATCGGATCGTCTATCGCTTGACCAAACTGGGGCAGCAGAAACTTGCGGACTCACGGGCGACCTGGCAGCACGTGGTCACGGCGGTGAATGCGGTCTTGCAAGGAGGCGTCCATGGCGAACCAGGAATGGCGTGA
- a CDS encoding glycosyltransferase family 2 protein: MSLRVLTALPVFNEERHVVDVIAEVKKYSDEILVVDDGSSDGTAELLKTIPGIHIVRHEQNQGYGAGLRTAFTYALAGQYDVLVTIDCDGQHQPALIPEMAAAVYDCPDHPADIISGSRYLKVFPGASEPPIERRRINLQITEWLNHQFSLNLTDAFCGFKAYRVDCLARLRITELGYAMPLQLWVQAAAQKMKIVEFPVPLIYLEEERSFGGSLDIAAKRLAYYQEVLDREMSSLQLAQTKKCESTPASGHRPLACCPN, translated from the coding sequence ATGTCCCTGCGTGTATTAACGGCATTGCCAGTCTTCAATGAAGAACGTCACGTCGTTGACGTCATTGCCGAAGTGAAGAAGTACTCGGACGAGATTCTTGTCGTTGACGACGGTTCAAGCGATGGAACTGCGGAACTGCTGAAGACAATCCCTGGAATTCACATTGTCCGTCACGAGCAAAACCAGGGTTACGGTGCCGGCCTTCGCACCGCATTCACCTACGCCCTGGCAGGACAATACGACGTGCTGGTCACGATCGATTGTGACGGCCAGCACCAGCCAGCACTGATCCCCGAGATGGCGGCTGCAGTCTACGATTGCCCCGATCATCCCGCCGATATCATCTCGGGAAGTCGCTATCTGAAAGTCTTTCCGGGCGCCAGTGAACCGCCGATCGAACGACGGCGCATCAATCTGCAAATCACGGAATGGCTGAATCACCAGTTCTCCCTGAACCTGACGGACGCCTTCTGCGGATTCAAAGCGTATCGCGTCGATTGTCTGGCGCGGCTGCGGATTACGGAACTCGGTTACGCCATGCCGCTGCAACTGTGGGTGCAGGCCGCAGCCCAGAAAATGAAAATCGTCGAATTCCCCGTTCCGCTGATCTATCTGGAAGAAGAACGCTCATTCGGCGGTTCGTTAGACATCGCCGCCAAGCGACTGGCCTATTACCAGGAAGTCCTCGACAGGGAAATGTCATCTCTGCAACTCGCCCAGACCAAGAAGTGCGAATCGACACCGGCATCCGGCCATCGACCACTGGCGTGTTGTCCGAATTGA
- a CDS encoding PSD1 and planctomycete cytochrome C domain-containing protein — MIANRFTLRPFLSRAFLGLALFGSLDRVVVQAESNPSSSLASDVLTFEADIRPILKAYCLDCHGGAEKPSGGLDLRLRRFMAAGGDSGASIQPGAPADSVLIRRMIDGEMPPGEKKVPAEKIRMIERWIAAGAPTAKDEPLTIDPGIGITNEERAYWAFQPIRRPDVPIVKAADRVRTPVDAFVLAKLEGAGLTINADADRFTLLKRAYFDLIGLPPSPAETQAYLNDQSPNAYEAMIDRLLESKHYGERWGRHWLDVAGYADSEGDGNVDTVRPYIYKYRDYVIRSLNADKPLNQFLIEQLAGDELTKPPYKDMSPETTELLIATGFLRMAADPTASGQGDPETSRNLVVADTIKIVSSSLLGLSVGCAQCHDHRYDPIPQADYYRMRAVFEPALNVKSWVIPRDRVISLYTEAQRAKATEVEAEAGKLQAAYNEKQAKLVEEAFEKALEKFPEDQRGTLRTAFKTPDDKKTDEQKQLVATNPGLKVDPGVLYQFNDAAAKELTKDMAVIQAKRGEKPVEDFISVLAEPAGEPPVTSIFHRGDHREPTTPVKPGDLTIASPPGQRFEIPNHDATLPSTGRRLAWAKHLVDGQHPLLGRVLANRIWLHHFGRGIVDTPGEFGILGTRPTHPELLDWLAAELPQQGWSMKRMHKLLMVSSVYRQSSQRSDAAMVDSDGSLYSRFSVRRLEAEIVRDRMLATCARLDRTQFGPPVEVIEDFAGQVHVKDDSARRSVYIQSRRSKPVSLLTAFDAPVMAVNCDRRTTSTVAPQSLMLMNGDFTLKQAEHLAKRLRAETNDLDRDMTQAFNSRFPSSQMAWQYGYGSVERPSADANLTQVVTRFQPLGHWTGTTWQASASLPDAGAGWALLHAAGGHPGDDQQRAVIRRWVASKPGTIVMTGALNHLSENGDGVRSRVILSRGGQLGEWTSKKNRIETNIAKIEVQPGDTLDFVTDCLENVTSDSFEWIVSLRSVNDQGQELERWDSAGNFHGPLTTTVPEQIAFAWRLAYCRPITVEELEIACQFFDQQTRTLRSVGAPGDHDLISLSSLCQQIMSSNEFLYLD, encoded by the coding sequence ATGATTGCAAACCGATTCACGCTGAGACCATTTCTCTCACGCGCTTTCCTGGGTCTGGCTCTCTTCGGAAGTCTTGACCGCGTCGTGGTTCAGGCCGAGTCGAATCCGAGTTCCAGTTTGGCGTCAGACGTCCTGACGTTCGAAGCGGATATTCGGCCCATCCTGAAAGCCTACTGCCTGGACTGCCATGGCGGGGCCGAGAAGCCATCAGGGGGATTGGATCTGCGGTTGCGCCGTTTCATGGCGGCCGGGGGCGATAGTGGCGCCTCGATCCAGCCGGGAGCTCCTGCCGACAGCGTTCTGATTCGCCGGATGATCGATGGCGAAATGCCACCGGGGGAAAAGAAAGTTCCGGCCGAAAAGATTCGGATGATTGAACGCTGGATCGCCGCCGGAGCACCGACCGCCAAAGACGAGCCGTTGACGATTGATCCAGGGATCGGGATCACCAACGAAGAACGCGCGTATTGGGCCTTCCAGCCGATTCGCCGTCCTGATGTTCCCATCGTAAAAGCCGCGGACCGCGTCCGGACTCCAGTCGACGCGTTTGTGCTCGCCAAGCTTGAAGGTGCCGGGCTGACCATCAACGCCGATGCTGACCGCTTCACGCTGCTCAAGCGAGCCTACTTCGATCTGATCGGATTGCCACCCTCGCCCGCGGAAACACAAGCGTATTTGAATGACCAATCGCCCAACGCCTACGAAGCCATGATCGATCGATTGCTCGAATCGAAACACTATGGCGAGCGATGGGGCCGGCATTGGCTGGATGTTGCCGGGTATGCCGACTCGGAAGGCGATGGCAACGTCGATACCGTTCGGCCTTACATCTATAAGTATCGCGATTATGTGATCCGGTCGTTGAATGCCGACAAACCACTCAATCAGTTTTTGATCGAGCAACTGGCCGGTGATGAATTGACCAAGCCACCATATAAGGACATGAGTCCCGAAACGACGGAGCTTTTGATTGCGACCGGCTTCCTGCGCATGGCGGCGGACCCAACGGCCAGTGGTCAAGGCGATCCCGAGACCTCGCGCAATCTCGTCGTGGCTGACACCATCAAGATCGTTTCATCGTCTCTGTTAGGACTGAGCGTCGGTTGCGCGCAATGCCATGACCATCGCTACGATCCCATCCCACAGGCCGACTACTATCGGATGCGGGCGGTGTTTGAACCGGCTCTAAATGTGAAGTCTTGGGTGATTCCTCGCGATCGCGTGATCTCGTTGTACACGGAAGCACAGCGGGCGAAAGCGACGGAAGTGGAAGCCGAAGCGGGCAAGCTGCAAGCGGCCTACAACGAGAAGCAGGCCAAACTTGTAGAAGAAGCGTTTGAGAAGGCGCTCGAAAAGTTTCCTGAAGATCAACGGGGAACGTTGCGGACGGCCTTCAAAACGCCGGACGACAAGAAGACAGATGAGCAGAAGCAACTGGTCGCGACGAACCCGGGCCTCAAAGTGGATCCAGGCGTGCTTTACCAGTTCAACGATGCTGCCGCGAAGGAACTGACCAAGGATATGGCCGTCATTCAGGCCAAACGCGGTGAAAAGCCGGTCGAAGATTTTATCAGTGTGCTAGCGGAGCCTGCAGGCGAACCACCGGTCACGTCGATCTTTCATCGTGGCGATCATCGGGAACCAACGACTCCGGTGAAGCCCGGTGATCTGACGATTGCCTCGCCGCCTGGGCAGCGGTTTGAGATTCCCAATCACGACGCGACGCTGCCCTCAACCGGGCGCCGACTGGCGTGGGCGAAGCATCTTGTCGACGGACAACATCCCCTGTTGGGGCGAGTGCTGGCCAATCGCATCTGGTTGCACCACTTTGGTCGTGGAATCGTCGATACGCCTGGTGAATTTGGAATTCTTGGAACGCGTCCGACACACCCTGAACTGCTCGACTGGCTCGCTGCGGAATTGCCTCAGCAGGGCTGGAGCATGAAGCGGATGCATAAATTGCTGATGGTGTCCTCGGTCTATCGCCAGTCGTCCCAGCGATCGGATGCGGCGATGGTTGATTCGGATGGATCGCTCTATTCGCGATTCAGCGTCAGGCGGCTTGAAGCGGAAATCGTTCGCGATCGCATGCTGGCCACGTGCGCTCGCCTGGACCGCACGCAGTTTGGTCCGCCCGTGGAAGTGATCGAAGACTTTGCGGGGCAGGTGCACGTCAAAGACGACTCCGCGCGTCGTAGCGTCTACATCCAGTCGCGTCGCAGCAAACCGGTCTCATTGCTGACCGCGTTCGATGCCCCGGTGATGGCCGTGAATTGCGATCGACGGACGACAAGCACCGTTGCGCCGCAATCGCTGATGTTGATGAATGGAGATTTCACGCTGAAGCAAGCCGAGCATCTGGCGAAACGGTTGAGGGCCGAGACAAATGACCTGGATCGTGACATGACACAGGCGTTCAATAGCCGGTTCCCGAGCTCGCAGATGGCCTGGCAGTATGGTTATGGAAGCGTCGAACGACCATCGGCGGACGCAAACCTGACACAGGTCGTCACCCGTTTTCAGCCGCTGGGTCATTGGACGGGGACGACGTGGCAAGCCAGTGCGTCGCTACCCGACGCCGGTGCCGGATGGGCGCTGTTGCATGCGGCGGGTGGCCATCCGGGCGACGACCAGCAGCGTGCGGTCATTCGTCGGTGGGTCGCTTCCAAGCCGGGAACGATCGTCATGACGGGTGCATTGAATCACCTGTCAGAGAATGGCGACGGAGTTCGGTCGCGCGTGATCTTGAGCCGTGGGGGTCAGCTTGGTGAATGGACATCGAAGAAGAATCGTATCGAAACAAACATTGCCAAGATCGAAGTTCAGCCGGGCGACACGCTCGACTTCGTGACCGATTGCCTGGAAAACGTGACCAGCGATTCTTTCGAGTGGATTGTGTCGCTGCGATCAGTGAATGACCAAGGGCAGGAACTGGAACGCTGGGACTCGGCCGGAAACTTCCATGGACCGTTGACGACAACCGTTCCCGAGCAAATTGCGTTTGCCTGGCGATTGGCCTATTGCCGACCAATTACCGTTGAAGAGTTGGAGATCGCTTGCCAGTTCTTCGATCAGCAGACGCGTACGCTTCGATCTGTGGGCGCCCCCGGCGATCACGATCTGATTTCGCTGTCGAGCTTGTGTCAGCAGATCATGAGCAGCAATGAGTTTTTGTACCTCGACTGA
- a CDS encoding DUF1501 domain-containing protein yields MNHPDLSCDGCHSRRQFLATNAFGIGSFALASLLKEEGLLAAPPGKPKDLQSNDLKWRQPQFAPRANAMISMFMHGGPSHMDLLDPKPELTKHHGQDYNGEVVFSFVNRASKKLFGSPWKFSAHGECGTEVSELLPHTAGIVDDICVIRSMHTGHNGHEVSIRYFHSGIPAVTGRPTLGSWIVYGLGSENQNLPAYLVLADPGGHPVDGTVNWSSGFMPPLFQGTVLRAEEPRIFNLDAPPHLRGPLQKQNLDLLARLNQRHLDRHPGESDLEARIASYELAAAMQSSAKEALDISQEPEHIHKLYGLDQPHSREYGTRCLIARRLVERGVRFVQLFLGGQPWDNHTGIRTGLPDICKKTDQPAAALVTDLKQRGMLDSTIVHWGGEIGRLPVSEGDLTENGGRDHNGQGFSIWMAGGGFKPGMTYGETDEVGHRAAVNVVTPNDFQATILRQLGIDHSKLLYQFNGREQQITDGRTARVVSEIVNS; encoded by the coding sequence ATGAATCATCCAGATCTCTCTTGCGATGGCTGTCACTCTCGACGTCAGTTTCTGGCGACGAACGCGTTTGGTATTGGCAGCTTTGCCCTGGCGTCGCTGCTGAAGGAAGAAGGGCTGCTGGCCGCTCCTCCGGGCAAGCCGAAGGATCTGCAGTCGAACGATCTCAAATGGCGTCAGCCGCAGTTCGCGCCGCGTGCCAACGCGATGATCTCGATGTTCATGCATGGCGGTCCGTCACACATGGACCTGCTTGATCCGAAGCCTGAACTGACGAAGCATCACGGCCAGGATTATAACGGCGAAGTGGTCTTCAGCTTTGTGAACCGGGCCAGCAAGAAGCTGTTCGGCAGTCCGTGGAAATTCTCGGCCCATGGTGAATGTGGGACCGAAGTCTCGGAACTGTTGCCGCACACCGCCGGAATCGTCGACGACATTTGCGTGATTCGATCGATGCACACGGGGCACAATGGCCACGAAGTGTCGATTCGTTATTTTCATAGCGGCATTCCGGCGGTCACCGGTCGCCCGACGCTGGGAAGCTGGATCGTTTACGGTTTGGGAAGTGAGAATCAAAACCTTCCAGCCTATCTGGTCTTGGCCGATCCAGGGGGGCATCCTGTCGATGGAACGGTCAACTGGTCGAGTGGATTCATGCCGCCGCTGTTCCAAGGTACGGTGCTTCGGGCCGAGGAACCGCGCATCTTCAATCTGGATGCTCCACCTCACCTGCGTGGTCCCTTGCAGAAGCAGAATCTGGATCTGCTGGCACGGCTGAATCAGCGGCATCTGGATCGGCACCCGGGTGAATCCGATCTTGAAGCACGTATTGCCAGTTATGAGTTGGCCGCGGCCATGCAATCATCGGCGAAAGAAGCTCTCGATATTTCTCAGGAACCCGAACATATCCATAAACTGTACGGTCTCGATCAGCCGCATTCGCGCGAGTACGGAACGCGGTGCTTGATCGCGCGTCGATTGGTAGAGCGTGGCGTGCGGTTCGTGCAACTCTTCCTGGGTGGGCAACCCTGGGACAACCATACGGGGATTCGGACAGGGTTGCCGGACATCTGTAAAAAGACCGATCAGCCGGCTGCCGCGTTGGTCACGGATTTGAAGCAGCGCGGGATGCTGGATTCGACGATCGTCCACTGGGGTGGTGAGATTGGCCGGTTGCCGGTCAGCGAAGGTGATCTGACGGAAAATGGCGGCCGCGATCACAATGGACAGGGATTCTCGATCTGGATGGCGGGTGGCGGTTTTAAGCCGGGGATGACGTATGGAGAAACCGACGAAGTCGGCCATCGTGCCGCCGTGAATGTTGTCACACCGAATGATTTCCAGGCAACAATCTTGCGGCAACTGGGGATTGATCACTCGAAACTGTTGTACCAGTTCAATGGTCGCGAACAGCAGATCACCGACGGTCGTACTGCACGCGTGGTTTCTGAAATCGTAAACAGCTAA